AACTGTTCGCTTGTCGTTTCCAGAGATAGCGTCAACTGCGCTGCAGCTTCATTGCCAAGAATCGATTGGTAAGATTCAAGCAGCTTTTTGGAGGCGGCACGAATCGTTGGCTCCAGCTCGCGGCCTTTTTCCGTCGGATAGACCAGAACGGTTTTCCCTTGCACCTTGCGTTCAACAAGCTGTTTGGCTTCAAGCTTATCAATAAATCGGGTTAGGGTGGAGGGGGTAATATACAGCTTTTCGGA
This region of Paenibacillus sp. JDR-2 genomic DNA includes:
- a CDS encoding MarR family winged helix-turn-helix transcriptional regulator, whose protein sequence is MTKDIDPATAAEIEEQVENPEAFLHTCLYFTANRLSRAITRMADDAFATTGLAPGYGYVIRLSVAKPGITQKELSEKLYITPSTLTRFIDKLEAKQLVERKVQGKTVLVYPTEKGRELEPTIRAASKKLLESYQSILGNEAAAQLTLSLETTSEQLEK